The following DNA comes from Frankia casuarinae.
CCCGCCGGATCTCGGCGTCGGACACCCGTACCGGCGCTCCGGCTCGGCCGGGACGCACCGGGGTCAGTTCCGCGACGCCACCGGTCCCGATGGCGGCGGCATGGATCACCAGCTCCGTGCCGTAAAAGGCCTTCTCCCACTCACCGGGACGGCTGACGTCGGCCTGCATGACACCCGGCGCGCGCCGGATGTCGATGGCGACAACGTCGTCACCGCGCCGCCGCAGCGCGTGGGCCAGCGCTCCGCCGAGGAAGCCGGCCGCGCCGGTGACCACCGCCCGAACCAAGGTCGCTCCTCCTGCCAGGATCACCCTCGCCGACGGCGCTGCCGCGCGGCCCGCCGGCCCGTCCACCGGCTGGGTCCGCGGGTTTTACCACGCTTGCTGCCGTGCTCGCTGCCGTGCTCGCTGCCGTCGGCGACGACCCGACCCTACGGGATCGACTACTGATCAGGACCGGGACATCCCCGCGAGTCGGGAGGATCGAGGTCGGGTGCACCTCCCGGGATGCCACGGGCCGGTCGCGCCCGGCAGGTGGGCCGGCCCTCACGGCGTCCCGAAGTCCTGGGTCCAGTAGGTGCCGTACCTGCCGCCCGTCGCGTAGCCCACGCCGATCCGGGTCAGCGAGCAGGTGAGGATGTTCGATCGGTGCTCCGGGCTGTTCATCCATCCGCGCATCACCTCGGCCACGGTGCGCTGACCGGCGGCGATGTTCTCGGCGGCGATGGAGAAGGAGAAGCCGGCGGCGGCGATCCGGTCGAAGGGCGAGCGACCGTCCGGGCTGCCGTGGCCGAAATAGCCGACCGTGGCCATGTCGACGCTGTGTGCCTGGGCCGCGGCGGCCAACCGCAAGTCGACGATCAACGGAGGACAACCGGCCGCCCGGCGCTCGAAGTTGGTCGAGGTCGCGACCTGACCGACCAGGCTCATCCAGGAGGCCGGCAGGTACGGCGGGTGGGGGGATGCGACGGCCGGGGCCGACGCGGACGGAGCAGTCACCGGCGCGGCCAGGGCCAGAGCCGCCGCCCGCGCGGCGGCCAGCTGATCCGGACCGGCCAGGCGAGCGGTGGGCGGAGGCTCGGCCCCGGGTCCGGTCGGCGCACCCCGATCCGCGATCCGACCCGCGATCGACGTGGGGGGGACCCCGGCCGCCACCCCGACCACGCCCCGATCCGGCTGCGTGCCGGCGCGGCCGGCCAGGCGGTCACCGTCACGCGGTGCCGAATGACCACCCGCGAGCAGCACGACCGTCAGAACCGCGGTCAAGGCCCCTGCCGCGCTGCAGAGGACGGGGCCGGCGCGACGCCGTCCCGCATGGTGCCGCCCGTGCTGTCGAAGCATCGAATCCTTCGGTGGTCGGACCCCCGACCGCGTACCTGGATCGATCAAGGTTAGCCGGCCATAGCCAGAAATTGCCATAGGAAAGGGAATTGATCGTCCAATGTGATCTGGTCGTAACGTCGTGGAGACTACCGGTCCACGGATCTCCCGGCATGATCCGGCGCCGCGGGGCACTGACGGACAACATCCCTGCGCTCCTCGCCCGCCCCCTCGGCGCTCCTCGCCCGACGCGGACTACCGCGGCCCCTGGTCGGGGAGCCGGCCCGATCGCCGGCGCAGCAGCTCGCCGGCGATCCCGGCGATGACGGAGATGACGATCACTACGAGCGCGATCCACACCGCCGCGTCCCGCAGCCCAGGAATGGCGGCCGCCGTATAGCCCAGAAGGATCAATCCGGTCCCCCAGACGAGCGCCCCGAGCACGACCGCGATCAGAAAGCGGGACCATGACATCGCCACGGTCCCGGCGAGTACCGGCGCGAACGTCCTCGCCCACGGCACGAAGCGGGCCGCGACCAGGGTGATCGGCCCGAACCGCCGGTAGAATTCCTCCGTACGGGCCAGCACCGTGGCGTGCCTGCGTTCCAGGTACGGCCGGCCGAGACGATGCCCGGTGTAGTAGCCCGCCGCCGCCCCGACGGTGGCTGCCGCCGCGACCCCGATCGAGAGGACCGCGACGGACACGTTCGACGCCGCGTCCGCCGCCATCAGCCCGGCCGCGAAGAGAATGGTGTCACCCGGAAGCCAGAACCCGATCAGGATCCCGCTCTCGACGAAGATGACCGCGAAGAGGACGACGTACAGCGTCATCCCGGACAGGCTGCCGACGTCCACTCGACCAGTGTGCCGGCCCCTGGTCGGCACCCGCCGACCAAGTCGGCGGGGACCACATCGCGCGGATCCGCACCGCGCCGGCGACGTCAGCCGCATCCGACCCCGGGACGGGGCAAGGCGTCATACCCTTCGCCCATCAGGAGTCCACGGCGGGCTTCGGCCCGATCCGGCTGCCCTGCACCGCGGGTGCATGGCTGATCGGCGCCCCTACAGGTTCGTAAGGAGCCCCACCGATGCCCATCGCCACGCCAGACGTATATGCCGAGATGCTCGACCGGGCGAAGGCCCAGTCCTTCGCCTACCCCGCGATCAACGTGACCTCGTCGCAGTCCCTGAACGCCGCGCTGCGGGGCTTCACCGAAGCCGGCAGTGACGGCATCGTGCAGGTGTCCACCGGCGGTGCCGAGTACCTGTCCGGCTCGACGGTGAAGAACATGGTCCTCGGCGCGGAGGCACTGGCCGAGTTCGCCCACCACGTCGCGAAGGCGTATCCGGTCAACATCGCCCTGCACACCGACCACTGCCCGGCCGACAAGCTTGACACCTACATCCGCCCCTTGATCGCGATCTCGAAGAATCGGGTGGCCCAGGGACGCGAGCCGCTCTTCCAGTCGCACATGTGGGACGGCTCGGCGGTCCCCCTCGAGGAGAACCTCAAGATCGCCGAAGAACTACTCGCGGACGCCGCCGCCGCGAAGATCGTTCTCGAGGTCGAGATCGGGGTCGTCGGCGGCGAGGAGGACGGCGTCGTCGGCGCGATCGACGAGAAGCTCTACACGACGCCGGAGGACATGTGGCGGACGGCCGAGGTGCTCGGCACCGGCGCGAAGGGGCGCTACCTGCTCGCCGCCACCTTCGGCAACGTGCACGGTGTGTACAAGCCCGGAAACGTCAAGCTACGCCCGACGATTCTGCACGAAGGACAGGAGTACGTCGCCAGGAAGCTCGGGCTGCCAGCCGGCGCGAAGCCGTTCAACCTCGTCTTTCACGGCGGTAGCGGGTCGGCTCTCACCGAAATCCGCGAGACCCTCGACTACGGGGTGGTCAAGATGAACGTGGACACGGACACCCAGTACGCATTCACCCGCCCCATCGTGGACCACGTGTTCAAAAACTATGACGGCGTTCTCAAGGTGGACGGTGAGGTCGGCGTGAAGAAGGCGTACGACCCGCGTACCTACGGAAAGCTCGCGGAGAGCAGCATGGCGGCCCGCGTCGCCCAGGCGTGTGAGGACCTCCGTTCCGCCGGCACCAGCCTCGGGCGGGCATAGTCGGGCCCAGGAGCGCACGCCGGCTGGCGGGATCGGTTCGTCGGATACCGGCCGCTTGTCCGCCGGCCGGCGGACAAGCGGACAGATAGCCGCCGGCCGCGAACGGGCAACCGAGCAACCGCCGCCGCTCGTCCGAGGACATTCTCCGGACCCCTCGGTCCGACCCTCTCCATCATTTCCGGCGGACGGAACGACCGGCACGCGGCGGACATCCGACCCGCCCCGGTCCGATGCACGACCCGCCGATTTCCCGTACTATGCCGGCCCGCGCGGTCCCCCGGTCGCTCCGACGGCTGGGGGACCACTGTTTAGCGGGCGCGGCATCCCGCTCCTCGCGTAACGCCGCCCCCGCCGGCAACCAGCAGGTTTCGGCCAAATGAGCGGACACGCACCGGACCTTCGGTAACCGTTCACCTACCGCCCCACCCCCAGGGAACCCCTTCGCCCACTGTGGTGATCCGACGGGCGCTTTTCACAGTCGGTGTCCGATTGAATCCGCCGTGTGCAAAAATCACAACGCCGCAAGTTACCGCCCGATTTCCGTTGTTTTTCTCACAAAAACAGGCTTCAATGGACGAAGCGTAGTATCAGGCCGATCACTCGCGTCGATCTCGTAGCAGGGCCGTCACGCCTTTGTCGACATGTCACGCATCTGGCCTGATGTGGGACTCTCCGCTCATCGTCGACCATCGGCAAACAGGGTGATCGGCCGAGCACAAATGCCTCCGCACGCCGTACCGCCAGGTTGATGAGCGGGCGCGCACGCGCGATACCAGGCCGCCAGTTCCTACTCAAGCAGGCGCGCCGAGTGTGCTCTTTTTCACGCACCCTATTCAATGCTTGGCGACTCGCCGGGCGGCGTGGTTATGGTTTTCGCCGTGCCCGGCAACAACGTCGGGCATTCGTCGGGCGGCACGCCGAATCCTGCCCCTGGCCGACGATTTCTCGAACCGGGCGGCAGGAACGGGGGACCCATCTCCGAGTATCGAAAGGATTCGATGCTCTCGGGGTGAAGCCATGTGCGACGACCACCCGGAAAGGTATTTCCGGTGCGGCTTCCGTCTCCAGGGATCCCTGGCACGGCCGGGCAGTTCCCAGCCCGAATCCGACAGCTCACCTCGCAGGCGTGGGGAAGGACCACAAGACATGTCCGACGCACGTATCAGTGGCCGACAATGCCGCGCCGGTACCCGCAGCCGGGCCCGGGCCCTCGTGGTCGCACCAGTACTCGCGGCGGCGGTGGGCGGCACCTTCGCGCTCAGCCAGCCGGCCGATGCGGCCACCACCTGGACGGGCCTGCGGCAGTGCGAGTCCGGCGGTGACTACACGACCAACACCGGCAACGCGTACTACGGCGCTTACCAGTTCTCCGCCAGCACTTGGCACAGCCTCGGCTACGGCGGTCTGCCGCACCAGGCTTCCCCGGCCGTCCAGGACGAGGCCGCGCTCAAGCTCGCCCGACGGTCCGGCTTCGGCCAGTGGCCGGCCTGTGGCCGCGGGATGGGCGCCGACCAGCTCGCGGGCGGCTCGTCGAGCTCCTCGGGCCAGGCCTCGCGCACGACGGAACGCCGCGAGCTGACGGTCAGCCCCATCTCCATGAGCACCCCCGTATTCACCCGTAACCTGACGACCGCACTGGCCAGGCAGGTACGTGACGACGTGCGGGCCTGGCAGGCCCGCGTCAACCATCTGGGCTATCCGATCACGATCGACGGCCGCTACGGACCACGCTCCGCCGCAGTCGCCCGCGCCCTGCAGGCCGCCAAGGGACTCGCCGTCGACGGCATCGTCGGCCCGGCGACCTGGCGGGCCACCTTCCGCTGATCCTCCCCATCAGCCCCATCAGCTCCATCAGCTGATCCATTCGCTCCGCCCCCGTGGCGGAGGGACGACCGCCGCGGGAACCGGACATCCCACCCCGGCGACACCGGTCAGGGGATCTCACCTCGACGACGGGCTGGCCCGACCTGTCTCCGGACGATCTCCGGTTGACGGCCCGTACGGGCCGGCCCGTACAACCCACCACCAGCATCACCAGGACCGCACCCTGACCGGCCTCCGGCAGGGCCGATCTTCGGCAGAGCCGATCTTCGGCAAGGCCGACGAGGAACAGCAGGACCAGCGAGCCACCTGCGGAACCTGTATGGAAGTGGCACGATTCGCGCGATCCTCACTGGTTACTCCGGACCACCCCGGTTTGCGCTCCATGAGCGGTTCTCGCTAGAGTGCCGCTCACTCGCCTCGTCGGCGAGGCCGCCCGGACGGACGCCGAGTCCTGCCCCCGTACGAGCGGCCGGAACGAACATCGACCGCAGCGGGCAGGAGTGGGGGACCCACATTTCGGGCGCCGCAAGCGGCGTCCTTGGGGTAAAGCCGGTGCGTCCCGGCCCATGGTGGAGAGCGGTTCCCACCCGGGGTCGGATCCTCCGGCCGGGCCATCCCAGCCCGCACCCGACAGCTCACCCCGCAGGCGACGGGATTGGACTGACATGCCCTCTGGGCGTCGTGGCGGCAGACATCGAGCACCGCAGGCCCCATCGCCCGCCGGTCGCATCCTGCGCACCACCGGCGCGGTCACGGCCATCGTCGGCAGCGGCCTCGCGGTCACCGCGGCTCCGGCGGGCGCGGCCACCTCCGACGACTTCGCCAAGCTCCGCCAATGCGAGTCCGGCGGCAACTACGCGGTCAACACCGGCAACGGCTTCTCCGGTGCCTACCAGTTCGACGACCAGACCTGGCACGGGCTCGGGTACTCCGGCCGCCCGTACCAGGCATCGCCCGCCACGCAGGACGAGGCGGCCGCGAAGCTCTACAACCAGCGGGGCTGGCAGCCATGGCCGTCCTGCTCGGTCAAGATGGGCCTGACCAACAACGGCCCGGCCAGTGTCCCGGGCGGCTCCGGTGACGTCATCCAGCAGGCCATCACCCCGGTGGAACCCCCCATGACGCTGGACCGGGCCCGCCGGGAGATGGGGGACGGCTCGTTCAGGGGCACGGTCCTCGACGCGTCCCTCAGCGACGACGTTCGCCCGGACGCCTTCGTCTGGC
Coding sequences within:
- a CDS encoding CAP domain-containing protein — protein: MTAVLTVVLLAGGHSAPRDGDRLAGRAGTQPDRGVVGVAAGVPPTSIAGRIADRGAPTGPGAEPPPTARLAGPDQLAAARAAALALAAPVTAPSASAPAVASPHPPYLPASWMSLVGQVATSTNFERRAAGCPPLIVDLRLAAAAQAHSVDMATVGYFGHGSPDGRSPFDRIAAAGFSFSIAAENIAAGQRTVAEVMRGWMNSPEHRSNILTCSLTRIGVGYATGGRYGTYWTQDFGTP
- a CDS encoding DedA family protein: MDVGSLSGMTLYVVLFAVIFVESGILIGFWLPGDTILFAAGLMAADAASNVSVAVLSIGVAAAATVGAAAGYYTGHRLGRPYLERRHATVLARTEEFYRRFGPITLVAARFVPWARTFAPVLAGTVAMSWSRFLIAVVLGALVWGTGLILLGYTAAAIPGLRDAAVWIALVVIVISVIAGIAGELLRRRSGRLPDQGPR
- the fbaA gene encoding class II fructose-bisphosphate aldolase, which produces MPIATPDVYAEMLDRAKAQSFAYPAINVTSSQSLNAALRGFTEAGSDGIVQVSTGGAEYLSGSTVKNMVLGAEALAEFAHHVAKAYPVNIALHTDHCPADKLDTYIRPLIAISKNRVAQGREPLFQSHMWDGSAVPLEENLKIAEELLADAAAAKIVLEVEIGVVGGEEDGVVGAIDEKLYTTPEDMWRTAEVLGTGAKGRYLLAATFGNVHGVYKPGNVKLRPTILHEGQEYVARKLGLPAGAKPFNLVFHGGSGSALTEIRETLDYGVVKMNVDTDTQYAFTRPIVDHVFKNYDGVLKVDGEVGVKKAYDPRTYGKLAESSMAARVAQACEDLRSAGTSLGRA
- a CDS encoding transglycosylase family protein, with product MSDARISGRQCRAGTRSRARALVVAPVLAAAVGGTFALSQPADAATTWTGLRQCESGGDYTTNTGNAYYGAYQFSASTWHSLGYGGLPHQASPAVQDEAALKLARRSGFGQWPACGRGMGADQLAGGSSSSSGQASRTTERRELTVSPISMSTPVFTRNLTTALARQVRDDVRAWQARVNHLGYPITIDGRYGPRSAAVARALQAAKGLAVDGIVGPATWRATFR
- a CDS encoding transglycosylase family protein, with translation MPSGRRGGRHRAPQAPSPAGRILRTTGAVTAIVGSGLAVTAAPAGAATSDDFAKLRQCESGGNYAVNTGNGFSGAYQFDDQTWHGLGYSGRPYQASPATQDEAAAKLYNQRGWQPWPSCSVKMGLTNNGPASVPGGSGDVIQQAITPVEPPMTLDRARREMGDGSFRGTVLDASLSDDVRPDAFVWQDRMRQKGFVLTVDGKFGPQSQGIAALYSYLTRVSDGQPGVVGQNLWNVSVRA